A region of Prochlorococcus marinus subsp. pastoris str. CCMP1986 DNA encodes the following proteins:
- the bioA gene encoding adenosylmethionine--8-amino-7-oxononanoate transaminase: MKSPVLKNPNQDWHPNIWPPFTQIINSKPQLEVTHGKNALIYTKNPKQELIDGISSWWVTLHGHSNDYIADAIYHQAKTLEQVIFADFLHPQAQILSERLSGLTKLERLFFSDNGSTAVEVALKIAYQSWQNQGETRNQIIAFDGAYHGDTFGAMALGERNIFNENFDNLMFPVKRAPWPSTWINDEEVERKENNAIQILTKLLKKPTVAVILEPLVQGAGGMNMVRPEFIRRVSEVVKNNNSLLIADEVLTGFGRCGSLFAFQKANIIPDLISISKGLTGGFLPMGITLAKETIFQSFISDSPKKTFWHGHSFTANPLGCAAANASLDLLEKDPIKYLSFEEKHLSHLKKIKKLPFVKNIRVTGTIAAFDIEIGKNEGYLNNVGKRIKALSIKKGLFIRPLGNVIYLLPPLCITDRQLEKSYRIIFEILSDL, encoded by the coding sequence ATGAAATCTCCAGTTTTAAAAAATCCTAATCAAGATTGGCATCCTAATATATGGCCGCCTTTTACGCAGATTATAAATAGCAAGCCTCAATTAGAAGTTACTCATGGAAAAAATGCTTTAATTTATACTAAAAATCCAAAACAAGAACTCATTGATGGAATAAGTAGTTGGTGGGTTACTCTACATGGTCATAGTAACGATTACATAGCAGATGCAATTTATCATCAAGCCAAGACTCTAGAGCAAGTTATATTCGCCGACTTCTTACATCCACAGGCTCAAATATTATCAGAGAGACTCAGTGGCTTAACTAAATTAGAAAGACTATTTTTTTCTGATAATGGATCTACCGCTGTAGAAGTAGCTTTAAAAATTGCCTATCAATCTTGGCAAAATCAAGGTGAAACAAGAAACCAAATAATTGCTTTTGATGGTGCTTATCATGGTGATACATTTGGAGCAATGGCTTTAGGGGAACGAAATATTTTCAATGAGAATTTTGATAATCTAATGTTCCCTGTTAAAAGAGCCCCATGGCCTTCAACTTGGATAAATGATGAAGAGGTTGAAAGAAAAGAGAATAACGCGATTCAAATATTAACTAAACTTCTTAAAAAGCCGACTGTAGCAGTCATTCTTGAACCATTAGTACAGGGTGCGGGAGGAATGAATATGGTTAGGCCTGAATTTATCAGACGAGTTTCAGAAGTAGTAAAAAATAATAATTCTTTATTAATAGCTGATGAAGTATTAACTGGATTTGGGCGATGTGGAAGTCTCTTTGCATTTCAAAAGGCAAATATAATTCCTGATCTAATTTCTATTTCGAAGGGTTTAACAGGAGGATTCCTACCTATGGGAATCACATTAGCTAAAGAGACAATTTTCCAATCTTTTATTAGCGATTCTCCTAAAAAAACTTTTTGGCATGGTCATAGCTTCACTGCAAACCCTTTAGGGTGTGCTGCAGCTAATGCGAGCCTTGACTTATTAGAAAAAGATCCAATAAAGTATCTTTCTTTTGAGGAAAAGCACCTTTCCCATCTAAAGAAAATTAAAAAATTACCATTTGTAAAAAACATAAGAGTCACAGGAACTATCGCCGCATTTGATATTGAAATAGGTAAAAATGAAGGTTATCTAAACAATGTTGGCAAAAGGATAAAAGCATTATCAATTAAAAAAGGTTTATTTATTAGGCCACTTGGTAATGTTATCTATCTATTACCCCCTCTTTGTATTACAGACAGACAGTTAGAAAAAAGTTACAGAATTATTTTTGAAATTTTAAGCGATCTTTGA
- a CDS encoding DUF3143 domain-containing protein, whose product MIPSDTPINQHSLQSLELWLKDLGATKDIDNPSKWYLLLSNWNATIIFEQEDLSVVWESGGKLTKRLFSYCINREDIENAILQGP is encoded by the coding sequence GTGATCCCATCTGACACCCCAATTAATCAACATTCACTTCAATCATTAGAATTATGGTTAAAAGATTTAGGTGCAACTAAAGATATTGATAATCCGTCTAAATGGTATTTGTTACTTTCTAATTGGAATGCAACTATTATTTTTGAACAAGAAGATTTAAGTGTTGTCTGGGAGAGTGGAGGTAAATTAACTAAAAGACTATTTTCTTATTGTATTAATAGAGAAGATATAGAAAATGCTATTTTACAGGGGCCTTAA
- a CDS encoding J domain-containing protein — protein sequence MKGEITYYKILGVNENASNNELRKAFCKLSIELHPDTTSLELEDAKNKFQKVLEAYENLNNSNLRKIYDEKLQVNSKKPNKTNLNVLNPLVMDANNQQLVGNRRPFSNGEMFSLFLLIIIILISLFLAILIASFAGKEIQSIPTWLLR from the coding sequence TTGAAAGGCGAGATAACTTATTATAAGATTTTAGGCGTTAATGAAAATGCCTCAAATAACGAATTAAGAAAAGCTTTTTGTAAACTCTCGATAGAATTACATCCTGATACAACTTCCTTAGAATTAGAAGATGCAAAAAATAAATTTCAAAAAGTATTAGAGGCCTATGAAAATTTAAATAATTCTAATTTGAGGAAAATTTATGATGAAAAATTACAAGTAAATTCTAAAAAACCAAATAAAACAAATTTAAATGTCTTGAATCCTTTAGTAATGGATGCTAATAATCAGCAGTTAGTAGGAAATAGGAGACCATTTTCAAATGGAGAAATGTTCTCATTATTTTTGTTGATTATTATTATTTTGATAAGTTTATTTTTAGCTATCTTAATCGCTTCTTTTGCTGGCAAAGAAATACAGTCAATTCCAACTTGGCTTTTGAGATAA
- the rsmG gene encoding 16S rRNA (guanine(527)-N(7))-methyltransferase RsmG, whose amino-acid sequence MTKESIPNELLNLLNEEEIIMFRELQIKIQELNYKTNLTRLIEGDDYWISQVYDSLWTFKENTNKNFDNKKFIDIGSGCGFPGFAYAITHPNSEIYLVDSSKKKTDSLKEIIKSIKFKNDIFVINDRIENIGRQSSFKNGFNIATARAVSNPSTVSEYILPMLKSNGLGILYCGKWTNEDNKNLEKTLNVLEGQILEIKSNFLPREKGMRNVIFIEPKASCPDIYPRSIGKAEKYPLKG is encoded by the coding sequence ATGACAAAAGAAAGTATCCCTAATGAACTTCTCAATTTATTAAATGAAGAGGAAATAATAATGTTTAGAGAATTACAGATAAAAATCCAAGAACTAAATTATAAAACCAACTTAACAAGATTAATTGAAGGAGATGATTACTGGATATCACAAGTCTATGACAGCCTTTGGACATTTAAAGAAAATACAAATAAAAATTTTGATAATAAAAAATTTATTGATATTGGATCAGGTTGTGGTTTCCCAGGATTTGCCTATGCGATAACACATCCTAATTCAGAAATATATCTAGTGGATTCCTCTAAAAAAAAAACAGATTCACTAAAAGAAATTATCAAAAGTATTAAATTCAAAAACGATATATTTGTAATTAATGATCGTATTGAAAACATTGGCCGTCAATCTTCATTTAAAAATGGCTTTAATATTGCGACAGCAAGAGCAGTTAGTAATCCTTCAACAGTTTCTGAATATATATTACCTATGTTGAAATCAAATGGATTAGGTATTTTATATTGTGGGAAGTGGACCAATGAAGATAATAAAAATTTAGAAAAAACATTAAACGTATTAGAAGGGCAAATTTTAGAAATTAAAAGTAATTTTCTTCCCAGAGAAAAAGGGATGCGTAATGTTATTTTTATTGAGCCAAAAGCATCTTGCCCTGATATTTATCCTAGAAGTATTGGCAAGGCTGAAAAATATCCACTCAAAGGTTAA
- a CDS encoding aldo/keto reductase translates to MELPCRRFGRTNLKMPVLSLGGMRFQKSWDELKFSEISRKEQNKVENILNLANKFGFNHIETAKYYGTSEIQLGMGFKSIEKKPKIIQTKIPPNRDPKLFEAELLKSFEKLQVKKIDLLAIHGINTPEHLHQAVKDGGCIDILKKFQQENLIGYIGFSTHGELSLIEKAITTNLFDYINLHWYFINQTNSKLIELAHKYDLGVFIISPTDKGGHLHTPSTKILELCSPLHPIVFNDLFCLRNKYVHTISVGIAKEQDFNLHLEAVSLLSESDHYIPKILNRLKEESINSLGIEWYKSWDKNLPNWKNTPGGINIPVLLWLANLIDSFDLEEFAKSRYQLLGNGSHWFPGNNANLLDVNVCESQLLKVLERHIKPKKVIKKLRVLKDKFGDKSLKRLSKN, encoded by the coding sequence ATGGAGTTGCCTTGTCGCAGATTTGGTAGAACCAATCTAAAAATGCCTGTTTTATCCTTAGGAGGCATGAGATTTCAAAAAAGTTGGGATGAATTGAAATTTTCAGAGATTTCACGAAAAGAACAGAATAAAGTTGAAAATATATTGAATCTTGCCAATAAATTTGGTTTTAATCACATAGAGACAGCTAAGTATTATGGGACTTCAGAAATACAGTTAGGTATGGGTTTCAAGAGTATTGAAAAAAAACCAAAAATCATTCAAACAAAAATCCCTCCTAATCGTGATCCGAAATTATTCGAAGCAGAACTTTTGAAAAGCTTTGAAAAATTGCAAGTAAAGAAAATTGATTTATTAGCAATTCACGGCATAAATACACCTGAACATCTTCATCAAGCTGTAAAAGATGGAGGCTGTATTGATATTTTAAAAAAATTCCAACAAGAAAATTTAATTGGATATATAGGATTTTCGACTCATGGAGAATTATCTCTTATAGAAAAAGCGATAACTACAAATTTATTTGATTATATTAATTTGCACTGGTATTTTATCAATCAAACGAATTCCAAGTTAATTGAGTTGGCTCATAAATATGATCTTGGAGTTTTTATAATAAGTCCTACCGATAAAGGAGGACATCTTCACACTCCATCAACAAAAATTTTGGAACTTTGCAGCCCTTTACACCCAATAGTATTTAACGATCTTTTTTGCTTAAGGAATAAATATGTTCATACAATTAGTGTCGGGATAGCCAAAGAGCAAGACTTTAATTTACATTTAGAAGCAGTTTCATTATTGTCAGAATCTGATCATTATATTCCTAAAATACTAAATAGATTAAAAGAGGAATCAATAAATTCATTAGGTATAGAATGGTATAAAAGTTGGGATAAAAATTTACCAAATTGGAAAAATACACCAGGAGGAATAAATATTCCGGTTCTTCTCTGGCTCGCGAATTTAATAGATTCCTTTGATTTAGAAGAATTTGCAAAATCTAGATACCAATTACTTGGTAATGGAAGTCATTGGTTTCCAGGCAATAATGCAAATTTGTTAGATGTTAATGTATGCGAAAGTCAATTATTAAAAGTTTTAGAAAGGCATATAAAACCCAAAAAGGTTATAAAGAAATTAAGAGTCCTAAAAGACAAGTTTGGGGATAAATCATTAAAAAGGCTATCAAAGAATTAA
- a CDS encoding ferredoxin — protein MDSNSLSAFDNYVETKELTGYEPVLGGELTEKAVWVDESRCIGCRYCAHVATNTFVVDDDYGRSRAIRQDGDNLETVQEAIDTCPVDCIHWVEFGNLEDLESSLDRDMFQSLGKLPRMNKH, from the coding sequence TTGGATAGTAATTCCTTAAGTGCATTTGATAATTATGTTGAAACTAAAGAACTAACAGGTTATGAGCCTGTCCTAGGAGGAGAATTAACTGAAAAAGCAGTTTGGGTTGATGAAAGTAGATGTATAGGTTGTAGATATTGTGCTCATGTAGCTACTAATACTTTTGTAGTTGATGATGATTATGGACGGAGTAGAGCAATAAGACAAGATGGAGATAATCTTGAAACGGTGCAAGAAGCTATTGATACTTGTCCAGTGGATTGTATTCATTGGGTTGAATTTGGAAACTTAGAAGATCTAGAAAGTAGTCTTGATAGGGATATGTTTCAATCACTAGGAAAACTACCAAGAATGAATAAGCATTAA
- a CDS encoding DUF1257 domain-containing protein, whose amino-acid sequence MSHFSTIKTQLKEVKPLIKALDQLGYVVNQEKKFVKGYRGQFTAVDISMDLPSETKVGFKWDNNSNSYELVTDLDLWKFDLPVERFISKVTQMYAYHTIISKTKEDGYQIVEQKNKNDGSIELVLTKWES is encoded by the coding sequence ATGTCACATTTTAGTACTATCAAAACTCAACTTAAGGAAGTAAAACCACTTATTAAAGCTTTAGACCAACTAGGTTACGTAGTAAATCAGGAAAAAAAGTTTGTCAAAGGTTACAGAGGACAATTTACAGCTGTTGATATAAGCATGGATTTGCCTAGCGAAACAAAAGTTGGATTCAAATGGGATAATAACTCTAACTCTTATGAATTAGTTACTGATCTCGACCTTTGGAAGTTTGATTTACCGGTTGAAAGGTTCATTTCAAAAGTTACTCAAATGTATGCTTACCATACAATTATTTCTAAAACAAAAGAGGACGGATACCAAATAGTTGAACAAAAAAACAAAAATGATGGATCTATCGAATTGGTTCTCACTAAGTGGGAAAGTTAA
- a CDS encoding DUF2997 domain-containing protein: protein MPQRTLRFKIHQDGRVEETVEGFNGNACNSATKNVEDALGEVKVKNKTSEAFISNQSEKSNQINNESNVTF from the coding sequence ATGCCTCAAAGAACATTAAGATTCAAAATTCATCAAGATGGAAGAGTTGAAGAAACTGTTGAAGGATTCAACGGCAATGCATGTAATAGTGCAACAAAAAATGTTGAAGACGCTCTTGGGGAAGTAAAAGTCAAGAATAAAACCTCAGAGGCATTTATCTCTAACCAAAGCGAAAAATCAAATCAAATTAACAACGAATCTAATGTCACATTTTAG
- a CDS encoding HEAT repeat domain-containing protein yields MTKRKDIQNESLAEIAIDPDVLAKELSVELEIDPLEQIDKDGFSRGTLDKNLECDEALKLLKGDREQRIQGLRIFCEYRDKRSFPLLLPLLDQPCPVERMSAVYALGRNPFPSAVEKLVSLLETDDNAYVRRATAWSLANYDNEIVLKPLINSLKNDVASVRLWSSSSLAEIGSTSSFNAQLAAEQLLISLKIDNEPVVRSNCIWSLCRLFEKLNEISQESFVDECTKIALFDKEPSVMEEAKTALDSMGMKGFYK; encoded by the coding sequence ATGACTAAAAGAAAGGATATACAAAATGAAAGTTTGGCAGAAATAGCAATAGATCCAGATGTTTTAGCTAAAGAATTATCTGTAGAGCTCGAAATTGATCCTTTAGAACAGATTGATAAAGATGGTTTCTCAAGAGGAACTTTAGATAAAAATTTAGAATGCGATGAAGCCTTGAAATTACTTAAGGGTGACAGAGAGCAAAGAATTCAAGGCTTAAGAATATTTTGTGAATATCGAGATAAAAGATCTTTCCCTCTTTTACTTCCTTTACTTGATCAACCTTGCCCAGTAGAACGAATGAGTGCTGTATATGCTTTAGGTAGAAATCCATTTCCTAGCGCAGTAGAAAAATTAGTCAGTCTATTAGAAACAGACGACAATGCATATGTAAGAAGAGCTACTGCTTGGAGTCTAGCTAATTATGATAATGAAATTGTTTTGAAGCCATTAATAAACTCATTGAAAAATGATGTGGCTTCAGTAAGATTATGGTCATCTAGTTCTCTAGCGGAAATTGGAAGTACTTCATCCTTTAACGCTCAATTAGCGGCTGAACAATTATTAATTAGCTTAAAAATAGATAATGAGCCCGTGGTAAGAAGTAACTGTATATGGTCTTTATGTAGATTGTTTGAAAAATTAAATGAAATTTCGCAAGAGAGTTTTGTTGATGAATGTACAAAAATTGCTCTTTTTGATAAAGAACCTTCAGTTATGGAAGAAGCTAAAACTGCTTTAGATTCAATGGGGATGAAAGGGTTTTATAAATAG
- the rlmN gene encoding 23S rRNA (adenine(2503)-C(2))-methyltransferase RlmN, which produces MKNLLGCSVKDLEKIALNYGQAAFRGRQIYNWLYNYKNRSKSIDEINVLPLKFRDQLKNEAFLFGELTLKEKYLATDGTLKLLLNTRDNESVECVGIPTEKRLTACLSSQVGCPMDCKFCATGKEGLKRSLKVSEILDQILFIENQMNQKVSNIVFMGMGEPLLNIDELLLSIRSINEDFAISQRKITVSTVAIPKMISKLSELSFQVLGKCQFTLAISLHASNQKIREAIIPSAKNYHIKNIIDDCREYVRETGRRVSFEYLMLHGVNDKLEHADELSNLIKGFQCHVNLIQYNHIEEVEFKQTPIKNAQLFQTRLSNSGINVSFRKSRGSDRNAACGQLRQNDKIK; this is translated from the coding sequence TTGAAGAATCTTCTTGGATGTAGTGTTAAAGATCTAGAAAAAATAGCTTTGAATTATGGTCAAGCGGCTTTTAGGGGACGTCAAATTTATAATTGGCTTTATAACTATAAAAACAGGTCTAAAAGTATTGATGAAATTAATGTCTTGCCATTAAAGTTTAGAGATCAATTAAAAAATGAAGCCTTTTTATTTGGAGAATTAACCTTAAAAGAAAAGTATTTAGCAACAGATGGAACCTTAAAGTTGTTATTAAATACTAGAGATAATGAAAGTGTTGAATGCGTTGGTATTCCAACTGAGAAAAGATTAACTGCATGCCTATCAAGTCAAGTAGGATGCCCAATGGATTGTAAATTCTGTGCTACTGGTAAAGAAGGATTAAAAAGATCTTTAAAAGTAAGTGAAATACTCGATCAAATTTTATTTATTGAAAATCAAATGAATCAGAAAGTATCTAATATTGTTTTTATGGGAATGGGTGAGCCCTTGTTAAATATTGATGAGTTACTTCTGTCAATTAGATCAATCAATGAGGATTTCGCTATTAGTCAGAGAAAGATTACAGTAAGCACTGTCGCTATTCCAAAAATGATAAGTAAATTATCAGAACTGTCCTTTCAAGTTTTGGGTAAATGTCAGTTTACGCTTGCAATAAGTTTGCATGCTTCAAATCAAAAAATAAGAGAAGCTATCATACCGAGTGCAAAAAATTATCATATTAAAAATATTATTGATGATTGTAGAGAATATGTAAGAGAGACTGGCAGAAGAGTGAGTTTCGAATACTTAATGCTCCATGGAGTTAATGATAAATTAGAACATGCTGATGAATTAAGTAATCTAATAAAAGGTTTCCAATGCCATGTGAATTTGATTCAATATAATCACATTGAGGAAGTTGAATTTAAGCAAACCCCTATAAAAAATGCTCAACTCTTTCAAACCAGACTTTCTAATAGTGGGATTAATGTTAGTTTTCGAAAAAGTAGAGGCTCAGATAGGAATGCAGCATGTGGTCAGTTAAGGCAAAATGACAAGATCAAATAA
- a CDS encoding high light inducible protein, which yields MIKPDIVPKRKLPRYGFHFYNEKLNGRMAMIGFIALILTELFLKHGLLLW from the coding sequence ATGATTAAGCCTGATATTGTTCCTAAAAGAAAACTACCTCGTTACGGGTTTCATTTTTATAATGAAAAACTTAATGGAAGAATGGCGATGATTGGTTTTATAGCACTTATTCTTACTGAATTATTTTTAAAACATGGATTATTATTATGGTGA